The following proteins come from a genomic window of Malus sylvestris chromosome 4, drMalSylv7.2, whole genome shotgun sequence:
- the LOC126617807 gene encoding uncharacterized protein LOC126617807: MFSGNADPPQKSLTTKQADENKFFSNSKHLSKESSIANPSLRVYYGGLPANVPFMWESQPGTPKYTFSEDTVLPPLTPPPSYFSNSYKKPTKKHSRSNLLHTLFLKISLKKTHVPSSPSSPSSPSSSLFSSSSDSSVNTRKYHGRSRFSSTSSSFDSMGDYEQEDVGSPTSILCFRFSTVSTGGNRGCHGF, translated from the coding sequence ATGTTCAGTGGCAACGCAGACCCTCCCCAAAAGTCCCTCACAACTAAACAAGCTGATGAGAACAAGTTCTTCTCTAACTCTAAGCATTTGTCCAAGGAAAGCTCCATAGCAAATCCATCTTTGAGAGTCTATTATGGAGGATTGCCTGCTAATGTCCCATTCATGTGGGAATCTCAGCCAGGTACCCCAAAATACACATTCAGTGAGGACACAGTACTTCCTCCTCTCACTCCTCCTCCTTCATACTTTTCCAATTCCTACAAAAAACCAACCAAAAAGCATTCAAGATCCAATCTTTTGCACACCCTTTTCCTGAAAATAAGTCTCAAGAAAACCCATGTGCCATCTTCACCATCTTCGCCTTCATCGCCGTCATCTTCGTTGTTCTCGTCATCATCAGATTCATCAGTGAACACAAGGAAGTACCATGGAAGGAGCCGGTTTTCGAGCACAAGCTCCTCGTTTGATTCTATGGGAGATTATGAACAAGAGGATGTTGGCTCGCCTACTTCAATATTGTGTTTTCGATTTAGCACGGTGAGCACTGGAGGCAACCGAGGCTGCCATGGATTTTAA
- the LOC126620080 gene encoding WEB family protein At2g38370-like isoform X1 yields METGIIGVSESGLDVGKEERVLRAEIDTSAPFQSVKEAVSRFGGVGYWKPSQLTNKPSGPAQHDIEDVDTEKLEEQALQLEKDLTSKERETLDVLIELEETKKIIDELKRKLQEEVSEVNVALEANGGKEHVTPVVNEEDKENHGNVGGHYNSMGGIIPCPSSAPGLILMELKQAKMNLTRTTTDLADIRASVESLNKKLEKERTMLEKTRVRLTSNSSKVLSLEEELNQTKLKLQLAKDGETKGGTANSLDISKELQRLSSETEQFKRMAEAAKLEILQATSEIEQTGTKIKTAEIRLVAARKMKEAARAVEAVALAEIKALSYHESSSGDSLRKFDHVTLSFKEYSDLIRKVRDAEELSKKRVTDAMLHVEEANVSKTEILKKVEEATEEVKTSKKELEEALNRVEAANRGKLVVEEALRKWRSQHGQRRRSVHNSTKFKNPCPSNHGIDLKLRDVNGLNLVSDGPTPVLKPTLSIGQILSRKLLLPEEVEIEVAGKNPVKQKVSLGQMLQKQNGDQPSSGKSEREINIKNCSGKRKKSGFARFSLLLTKQSRKKKKPTPNLK; encoded by the exons ATGGAGACCGGAATCATCGGAGTGTCGGAGTCGGGTTTGGACGTGGGGAAGGAGGAGAGGGTTTTGAGGGCGGAGATCGATACTTCGGCCCCTTTTCAATCGGTGAAGGAAGCAGTGAGTCGATTCGGTGGAGTCGGTTACTGGAAGCCCTCTCAGCTCACTAATAAGCCTTCTGGGCCTGca CAGCATGACATTGAAGATGTTGACACTGAAAAACTCGAGGAGCAGGCTTTGCAGTTGGAGAAAGATCTTACTTCGAAAGAAAGGGAAACGCTGGATGTTCTAATCGAACTTGAAGAAACCAAAAAGATAATTGATGAGTTGAAAAGGAAGCTACAGGAAGAAGTATCTGAAGTGAATGTGGCCCTTGAGGCAAATGGAGGTAAGGAACATGTGACTCCTGTGGTAAATGAAGAGGATAAGGAAAACCATGGCAATGTGGGTGGTCATTACAATTCAATGGGCGGCATTATTCCCTGCCCTTCTTCAGCTCCAGGTTTAATCTTGATGGAACTGAAGCAGGCGAAAATGAACCTTACAAGGACTACTACCGATCTTGCGGACATTCGAGCTTCAGTTGAATCATTGAACAAGAAATTGGAAAAGGAAAGAACCATGCTTGAGAAAACCCGTGTGCGGTTAACTTCAAATTCTTCGAAAGTGTTGTCTCTTGAAGAAGAGTTAAACCAAACAAAACTAAAGCTACAATTGGCAAAGGATGGTGAAACTAAAGGTGGTACTGCTAATTCTTTAGATATTTCAAAGGAGCTTCAACGGTTGAGTTCTGAGACTGAGCAGTTCAAAAGAATGGCAGAAGCTGCAAAGTTAGAGATCTTGCAAGCAACGTCTGAGATTGAACAAACAGGAACGAAGATAAAAACGGCTGAAATCCGGTTGGTTGCTGCGAGAAAAATGAAAGAGGCGGCTAGAGCTGTAGAAGCAGTGGCTCTAGCGGAAATTAAGGCTCTATCATACCATGAGAGTTCATCTGGAGATTCATTGCGAAAATTCGACCATGTAACTCTTTCATTCAAGGAATACTCAGACCTAATCCGCAAAGTTCGAGATGCTGAGGAACTTTCTAAGAAGAGGGTAACAGATGCCATGCTTCATGTTGAAGAAGCAAACGTGTCAAAAACGGAAATCCTGAAAAAAGTAGAGGAAGCAACTGAAGAAGTCAAAACCAGTAAAAAGGAATTGGAAGAAGCTCTGAATAGAGTGGAGGCTGCAAATAGGGGGAAACTAGTAGTTGAAGAAGCTCTTCGCAAATGGAGATCCCAGCACGGTCAAAGAAGACGTTCTGTTCACAACTCTACCAAGTTCAAAAATCCTTGCCCGTCTAATCACGGGATAGATTTGAAATTACGCGATGTGAATGGTCTGAATCTTGTTAGTGACGGGCCAACACCTGTGTTGAAGCCAACTTTGTCGATAGGACAAATACTAAGCAGGAAGCTGCTTTTGCCGGAAGAGGTTGAAATAGAGGTGGCCGGAAAAAACCCTGTAAAACAAAAGGTGTCACTGGGACAAATGCTGCAGAAACAAAATGGTGATCAACCCTCTTCTGGGAAGTCTGAGAGGGAAATCAATATCAAGAACTGTTCTGGTAAGAGAAAGAAGTCTGGATTTGCTCGATTCTCGCTACTCTTGACGAAGCAAagcaggaaaaagaagaagccaACTCCAAACTTAAAGTGA
- the LOC126618778 gene encoding uncharacterized protein LOC126618778 produces the protein MDVRVGVLFLFVLAASWACDARQLTNLDLSVSKSGHLVETQTFQVEEVVGNEKACTLCEEFAGQALDYIGENKTQTEIVEYLHQTCSQLRSFKQQCVTLVDYYAPLFFLEVSSLEPAEFCQKVNLCQQVACVSSQFKEDGCGLCHRAVSEMSVKLKDPDTQLEIIELLLKACSPVEYYNKKCKKLVFKYAPLMLANAEQYLEATDICTDICTALHDCNSNTASIMEHISNLSDS, from the exons ATGGACGTCAGAGTTGGGGTTTTGTTCCTTTTTGTGTTGGCAGCGAGTTGGGCTTGTGATGCTAGACAACTGACAAACCTTGATTTGTCTG TTTCAAAGTCAGGCCACCTGGTGGAAACTCAAACCTTCCAAGTTGAAGAAGTTGTTGGGAATGAGAAAGCGTGCACATTGTGTGAGGAGTTTGCTGGCCAAGCGCTTGATTACATTGGTGAAAACAAGACCCAGACAGAGATCGTTGAATACCTACATCAGACCTGCTCTCAGTTGCGCTCTTTCAAGCAGCAG TGTGTCACTTTGGTGGACTATTATGCTCCTCTCTTCTTCTTAGAGGTCTCCTCTCTAGAACCCGCTGAGTTCTGCCAGAAGGTCAACCTCTGTCAGCAAGTAGCTTGTGTTTCTTCACAATTCAAAGAGGATGGCTGTGGATTATGTCACCGTGCTGTTTCAGAAATGTCGGTTAAGTTGAAAGATCCTGACACGCAG CTGGAGATCATTGAGTTACTTCTGAAGGCATGCAGTCCGGTGGAGTACTATAACAAAAAG TGCAAGAAGCTCGTTTTCAAGTATGCCCCACTCATGCTTGCCAATGCAGAGCAATACCTCGAAGCAACAGACATATGCACAGACATATGCACTGCACTACATGACTGTAATTCGAACACAGCTAGCATTATGGAACACATATCCAATCTTTCCGACTCTTAA
- the LOC126617956 gene encoding protein ALP1-like codes for MQFIYVFPGWEGSASDSRVLHDAITRPNGFKVPAGYYYLVDGGYTNGEGFLTPYRGIPYHLSEWEGRTPSNKEEYFNMKHSKARNVIERCFGLLKGRWSILRSPSFYPIRTQGRIITACCLLHNLIRQEMSVDPMENLPIIEDGQNTEEGEYVGSVQTSDQWTAKRNDMAQEMYNEWRAIRNQQPN; via the exons atgcagttcatatatgtgtttccggggtgggagggttccgcatcagactctagagtgctacatgatgcaattactaggcctaatggttttaaggtaccagccg gttattattaccttgtagatggtggttatacaaatggtgaaggattccttacaccctatagaggaataccttatcatttatctgaatgggagggacgaacaccttctaataaggaagaatattttaacatgaagcattctaaggcaaggaatgtaattgaacgctgttttggcttgctaaaaggaaggtggtcgatactaaggagtccatctttctatccgataaggacacaaggtcgaataattaccgcttgttgcctactacacaatcttattaggcaagagatgtctgtagatccaatggagaatttgccaataatagaagatggacaaaatacagaagaaggtgaatatgttggtagtgTTCAAACATCTGACCAGTGGACTGCAAAGAGGAATGATATGGCTCAGGAAATGTATAAcgagtggagagcaattaggaaccagcaaccgaactag
- the LOC126620080 gene encoding WEB family protein At2g38370-like isoform X2 — protein sequence METGIIGVSESGLDVGKEERVLRAEIDTSAPFQSVKEAVSRFGGVGYWKPSQLTNKPSGPAHDIEDVDTEKLEEQALQLEKDLTSKERETLDVLIELEETKKIIDELKRKLQEEVSEVNVALEANGGKEHVTPVVNEEDKENHGNVGGHYNSMGGIIPCPSSAPGLILMELKQAKMNLTRTTTDLADIRASVESLNKKLEKERTMLEKTRVRLTSNSSKVLSLEEELNQTKLKLQLAKDGETKGGTANSLDISKELQRLSSETEQFKRMAEAAKLEILQATSEIEQTGTKIKTAEIRLVAARKMKEAARAVEAVALAEIKALSYHESSSGDSLRKFDHVTLSFKEYSDLIRKVRDAEELSKKRVTDAMLHVEEANVSKTEILKKVEEATEEVKTSKKELEEALNRVEAANRGKLVVEEALRKWRSQHGQRRRSVHNSTKFKNPCPSNHGIDLKLRDVNGLNLVSDGPTPVLKPTLSIGQILSRKLLLPEEVEIEVAGKNPVKQKVSLGQMLQKQNGDQPSSGKSEREINIKNCSGKRKKSGFARFSLLLTKQSRKKKKPTPNLK from the exons ATGGAGACCGGAATCATCGGAGTGTCGGAGTCGGGTTTGGACGTGGGGAAGGAGGAGAGGGTTTTGAGGGCGGAGATCGATACTTCGGCCCCTTTTCAATCGGTGAAGGAAGCAGTGAGTCGATTCGGTGGAGTCGGTTACTGGAAGCCCTCTCAGCTCACTAATAAGCCTTCTGGGCCTGca CATGACATTGAAGATGTTGACACTGAAAAACTCGAGGAGCAGGCTTTGCAGTTGGAGAAAGATCTTACTTCGAAAGAAAGGGAAACGCTGGATGTTCTAATCGAACTTGAAGAAACCAAAAAGATAATTGATGAGTTGAAAAGGAAGCTACAGGAAGAAGTATCTGAAGTGAATGTGGCCCTTGAGGCAAATGGAGGTAAGGAACATGTGACTCCTGTGGTAAATGAAGAGGATAAGGAAAACCATGGCAATGTGGGTGGTCATTACAATTCAATGGGCGGCATTATTCCCTGCCCTTCTTCAGCTCCAGGTTTAATCTTGATGGAACTGAAGCAGGCGAAAATGAACCTTACAAGGACTACTACCGATCTTGCGGACATTCGAGCTTCAGTTGAATCATTGAACAAGAAATTGGAAAAGGAAAGAACCATGCTTGAGAAAACCCGTGTGCGGTTAACTTCAAATTCTTCGAAAGTGTTGTCTCTTGAAGAAGAGTTAAACCAAACAAAACTAAAGCTACAATTGGCAAAGGATGGTGAAACTAAAGGTGGTACTGCTAATTCTTTAGATATTTCAAAGGAGCTTCAACGGTTGAGTTCTGAGACTGAGCAGTTCAAAAGAATGGCAGAAGCTGCAAAGTTAGAGATCTTGCAAGCAACGTCTGAGATTGAACAAACAGGAACGAAGATAAAAACGGCTGAAATCCGGTTGGTTGCTGCGAGAAAAATGAAAGAGGCGGCTAGAGCTGTAGAAGCAGTGGCTCTAGCGGAAATTAAGGCTCTATCATACCATGAGAGTTCATCTGGAGATTCATTGCGAAAATTCGACCATGTAACTCTTTCATTCAAGGAATACTCAGACCTAATCCGCAAAGTTCGAGATGCTGAGGAACTTTCTAAGAAGAGGGTAACAGATGCCATGCTTCATGTTGAAGAAGCAAACGTGTCAAAAACGGAAATCCTGAAAAAAGTAGAGGAAGCAACTGAAGAAGTCAAAACCAGTAAAAAGGAATTGGAAGAAGCTCTGAATAGAGTGGAGGCTGCAAATAGGGGGAAACTAGTAGTTGAAGAAGCTCTTCGCAAATGGAGATCCCAGCACGGTCAAAGAAGACGTTCTGTTCACAACTCTACCAAGTTCAAAAATCCTTGCCCGTCTAATCACGGGATAGATTTGAAATTACGCGATGTGAATGGTCTGAATCTTGTTAGTGACGGGCCAACACCTGTGTTGAAGCCAACTTTGTCGATAGGACAAATACTAAGCAGGAAGCTGCTTTTGCCGGAAGAGGTTGAAATAGAGGTGGCCGGAAAAAACCCTGTAAAACAAAAGGTGTCACTGGGACAAATGCTGCAGAAACAAAATGGTGATCAACCCTCTTCTGGGAAGTCTGAGAGGGAAATCAATATCAAGAACTGTTCTGGTAAGAGAAAGAAGTCTGGATTTGCTCGATTCTCGCTACTCTTGACGAAGCAAagcaggaaaaagaagaagccaACTCCAAACTTAAAGTGA
- the LOC126617955 gene encoding uncharacterized protein LOC126617955 produces MVVDMINTSGFAWNDVKKCVEVDSDDSWQTYVQRNKEADGWRSKPFPLFDRFAYIFGKDRATGNVAETPAQMVEEQSHDHVGESDIGGENFVSSMNQQSQQSTPSENSQRKRKRAVGSSSDGTEAIISGLKDFYVESGKRMQMVTEALVQGTADHTDIANELEAMGLSPMDQIDALSLILDKPKNVGVFRAIKPELKKVFVQRLLSDNASG; encoded by the exons atggtcgttgacatgataaacacaagtggatttgcatggaatgatgtcaaaaagtgcgttgaagttgacagtgatgactcatggcaaacttatgtgcag agaaataaagaagccgatggatggagaagcaaaccttttccactgtttgatagatttgcatatatatttggaaaagatcgggctacgggtaatgtagccgaaacccctgctcaaatggtggaggaacaaagtcatgatcatgttggtgaaagtgatattggaggtgaaaattttgtttcttcaatgaaccaacaaagccaacaaagcaccccatctgaaaatagccaaagaaagaggaaaagagctgtgggaagttcaagtgatggaaccgaggcaattatcagtggactgaaagatttttatgttgaaagtgggaagaggatgcaaatggtaactgaagctttagttcaaggtactgcagatcatactgacatagctaatgaacttgaagcaatgggtctctctcctatggatcaaattgatgcattgtctcttattttggataaaccaaaaaatgtgggagtgttcagggcaatcaaaccggaactcaagaaagtgttcgtccaaaggcttttaagcgacaacgcaagcggatga